In one window of Polynucleobacter sp. AM-7D1 DNA:
- a CDS encoding SoxY-related AACIE arm protein, which produces MYLSALGLLGLSTWMMPGLTVAKKPEAMEAIEKIIGANSVRDGRVNLVIPPLVESGNLVVIKLSIESPMTANNYVKAVHVISEANPFPNIFTAYFTPRSGRAELTTRVRLADSQRVWAIAQMSDGSFWRGYADTLVTLSACTEMI; this is translated from the coding sequence ATGTATCTATCTGCGCTTGGTCTTTTGGGTTTATCAACTTGGATGATGCCAGGCTTGACTGTCGCCAAAAAGCCAGAGGCGATGGAAGCTATTGAAAAAATTATCGGCGCAAATTCTGTACGCGATGGCCGGGTGAATCTTGTAATTCCGCCTTTAGTTGAGAGCGGCAATTTGGTGGTTATCAAGCTATCCATAGAGAGTCCTATGACAGCAAATAATTACGTGAAGGCAGTTCATGTAATCTCAGAGGCAAATCCATTCCCGAATATTTTTACTGCCTATTTCACGCCTCGCTCTGGCCGCGCTGAGTTAACTACTCGAGTGAGGTTGGCTGATTCGCAAAGGGTATGGGCTATCGCGCAAATGAGTGATGGCAGCTTTTGGCGAGGATATGCCGACACCTTGGTGACACTTTCTGCTTGTACGGAGATGATATGA
- a CDS encoding MotA/TolQ/ExbB proton channel family protein → MNTPFGLANLWLEGDAITRFVAIALLVCSIVTWVILLSRYWDLRNLRKLKPELDQFWRATSYDQGLNAFTSHVSNPYYQIAKAASLASSHHQSQSTNHRELLQTLNYSEWMARSLKNSIDGISANLQKGLTFLGSTGATSPFIGLFGTVWGIYHALIAISSSGSAQIDQVAGPIGEALIMTALGLAVAIPAVLGFNAINRANKLLVADLNRFGNDLLAYFVTGARVKSGE, encoded by the coding sequence ATGAATACACCATTTGGCTTAGCAAATCTCTGGCTCGAAGGCGATGCCATTACCCGCTTTGTGGCAATTGCTTTATTAGTCTGCTCAATCGTAACCTGGGTAATTTTGCTATCTCGCTATTGGGACTTGCGTAACCTGCGAAAACTGAAGCCTGAGCTTGATCAATTTTGGCGCGCTACTTCATATGACCAGGGTTTAAATGCCTTCACTAGTCATGTTAGCAACCCTTATTACCAGATTGCTAAAGCCGCCAGTCTTGCCTCTTCCCATCACCAAAGTCAATCCACAAATCATCGTGAGCTTTTACAAACACTAAACTATTCTGAGTGGATGGCCAGAAGCCTGAAGAACAGCATCGATGGAATTTCAGCCAACCTTCAAAAGGGCCTCACCTTCCTTGGGTCAACAGGAGCAACTTCACCATTTATCGGTTTATTCGGAACTGTATGGGGTATCTACCACGCCTTAATCGCGATCAGTAGCTCAGGCAGCGCACAAATTGATCAAGTTGCTGGTCCTATTGGTGAGGCACTCATCATGACTGCCCTAGGCCTAGCGGTAGCGATTCCAGCGGTGCTAGGATTCAATGCCATCAATCGTGCCAATAAATTATTGGTCGCCGATCTCAATCGGTTTGGGAATGATCTGCTCGCTTACTTTGTAACTGGCGCCCGCGTGAAGTCCGGAGAATAA
- the purU gene encoding formyltetrahydrofolate deformylase, giving the protein MTTENYYLTLTCPNRPGIVAAVSTYIFELGGDIEEAQQFDDKASKRFFMRVSFSCSADSKTLRTGFVEIAKRFDLTWDLRAVKDLKRVLIMASKLDHCLVDLLYRWRIGELPMIICGIVSNHPREVYSSIDFADIPFYHLPVTPDTKPAQEAKLLEIVANSKVDMVILARYMQILSDDLSTKLSGRCINVHHSFLPSFKGAKPYHQAHARGIKLIGATAHFVTSDLDEGPIIEQDVTRVTHGDTPEDLVRKGRDLERTVLSRALRYYLHDRVLINGATSVVFSD; this is encoded by the coding sequence ATGACCACAGAAAATTACTACCTCACGCTTACCTGCCCGAATCGACCAGGCATTGTTGCCGCAGTTTCAACCTACATCTTTGAATTAGGTGGTGATATTGAAGAGGCTCAGCAATTTGATGACAAAGCATCTAAACGCTTCTTTATGCGTGTGAGCTTTAGCTGTAGCGCTGATAGCAAAACTTTGAGAACTGGCTTTGTAGAGATCGCCAAACGTTTTGATCTTACTTGGGACTTACGAGCTGTTAAAGATTTAAAGCGCGTATTGATCATGGCATCTAAGCTAGATCATTGCTTGGTAGATCTGCTCTACCGCTGGCGTATCGGCGAATTACCAATGATTATTTGCGGAATTGTTTCTAACCATCCGCGTGAGGTCTATTCTAGTATTGATTTTGCCGACATTCCTTTTTATCACCTCCCAGTAACCCCGGATACTAAGCCGGCACAAGAAGCAAAGCTTTTAGAGATCGTTGCCAATTCGAAAGTAGATATGGTGATTTTGGCGCGCTACATGCAAATTCTGTCAGATGACTTGTCCACTAAATTATCTGGCCGCTGTATTAACGTTCATCACTCATTCTTACCTAGCTTTAAAGGTGCTAAGCCTTACCATCAAGCTCATGCCCGTGGCATTAAGTTGATTGGCGCAACAGCGCACTTTGTTACCAGTGATTTGGATGAGGGTCCGATTATTGAGCAAGACGTCACTCGCGTTACTCATGGTGATACGCCTGAAGACTTAGTTCGTAAAGGTCGTGATTTAGAACGTACCGTACTTTCACGTGCTCTTCGCTATTACTTGCATGATCGCGTTTTGATTAACGGTGCAACTTCTGTAGTCTTCTCAGACTAG
- the soxA gene encoding sulfur oxidation c-type cytochrome SoxA: MNLFIFCCRVLPILAILLGVDSSLAEPAKDVRQSSYQLMTPENQAMQDDPNLNPALFWVMDGHSLWKENTGKKNVSCASCHGDSSRKMVGVATQFPKVQKGKLQTLEGQINQCRTSRQEAPTFAYESKELLALTTFVATQSKGLPIAIQETPQNKKDLQEGRQIFHERMGQLNLSCAQCHQDRAGLKLGGSLIPQGHPTAYPIYRIEWQTMGSLQRRLRNCMSGVRAKQFEYGSKEMAQLELFLIWRARGMPLETPGVRP, from the coding sequence GTGAATCTTTTCATTTTTTGTTGCCGAGTATTGCCAATCTTGGCCATCCTACTTGGGGTTGATTCCAGTCTTGCTGAGCCTGCGAAGGATGTTCGGCAATCAAGCTATCAACTGATGACTCCAGAGAACCAGGCTATGCAAGATGACCCAAATCTCAACCCTGCCTTATTTTGGGTAATGGATGGCCATAGTCTTTGGAAAGAAAATACGGGTAAAAAGAATGTATCTTGTGCATCTTGTCACGGCGATAGTAGTCGTAAGATGGTTGGTGTGGCAACGCAGTTTCCTAAGGTGCAAAAAGGAAAATTGCAAACTTTAGAAGGGCAAATCAATCAATGTCGTACATCACGGCAGGAGGCTCCAACATTTGCTTATGAAAGCAAAGAATTGTTAGCCTTAACGACATTTGTGGCGACCCAATCCAAGGGCTTGCCTATTGCCATTCAAGAAACACCACAGAATAAAAAAGATCTTCAAGAAGGTCGCCAAATCTTTCATGAAAGAATGGGTCAGCTCAATTTATCTTGTGCGCAATGCCATCAAGATCGGGCTGGATTGAAGTTGGGAGGAAGTCTCATTCCTCAGGGGCATCCAACCGCCTACCCAATTTACCGAATCGAATGGCAGACAATGGGCTCGTTGCAAAGACGTCTGCGTAATTGTATGAGCGGTGTGCGCGCTAAGCAGTTCGAGTATGGCTCGAAGGAGATGGCTCAGTTAGAACTCTTCCTGATATGGCGAGCTAGAGGGATGCCCCTGGAAACCCCAGGGGTCCGCCCATAA
- a CDS encoding energy transducer TonB, with protein MSAFLDKLNSRLPFDKTERIIIGIVVALHLLFLIGFQSGMKPDHENNLDDARVMANLVSPEAAKQPQATPAAPPPKPKQEQKKKTVDEKSTQAPTPPQTQQQTATPPTPPQTKSESQTPNATVAPATTSGSSGTPIQTDIGKLVVVYQPDADAYYPSFSKRSGEQGEVVVRLIIDESGSVEDVALLRSSSFPRLDRAATEIGRRYRFKPFLVNGSPQRISTNLLIKFNLKN; from the coding sequence ATGAGTGCATTTTTAGACAAACTCAACAGCCGCCTGCCTTTTGACAAAACCGAGCGCATCATTATCGGTATCGTAGTTGCATTACATCTACTATTTTTAATTGGCTTTCAGAGCGGAATGAAACCCGATCATGAAAATAACTTAGATGATGCGCGAGTGATGGCAAACCTAGTGAGCCCTGAGGCTGCGAAGCAGCCTCAAGCGACTCCAGCAGCCCCGCCTCCAAAACCAAAGCAGGAGCAGAAGAAGAAAACCGTGGATGAGAAATCCACGCAGGCACCAACGCCGCCACAAACTCAACAACAGACCGCAACCCCACCAACACCTCCGCAAACCAAGAGTGAATCACAGACCCCGAATGCCACGGTTGCCCCTGCCACCACCTCTGGTTCTAGCGGCACACCAATTCAGACTGACATTGGTAAACTGGTTGTCGTCTATCAGCCTGATGCAGATGCGTACTACCCCTCCTTCTCCAAAAGATCTGGTGAGCAAGGTGAAGTAGTAGTTCGATTGATCATTGATGAATCTGGCAGTGTTGAGGATGTTGCCTTATTACGTTCGAGCTCATTTCCTCGATTAGATCGAGCAGCAACAGAAATTGGTCGACGTTATCGCTTCAAACCATTTTTAGTCAACGGCTCACCGCAAAGAATTTCTACCAACCTTTTAATTAAATTTAATTTAAAGAATTAA
- a CDS encoding penicillin acylase family protein produces the protein MKISNPNPGLKALFKAIFWLGSTALVLIIAAGIVYLVSAQTNPSGKRIIKTLGNSVAISFDESDIPHIQAKSSSDALFALGYLHASERSWQMEINRRLSSGRLSEILGNETVAIDRFIRTLGIKHAAEKQFDRYPIATKRLLQSYADGVNAGNTHLGWALPVEYYLTGSKPGHWSPTDSVAWMLMMALDLGGNWHKELQRLELSQFLTTQQVWEVMPAYTPGDPVSNVDFAKMYRDINVFNPNPLARDQKSKKLPATELAITEVPGGKDGVGSNNWALSGKLTTSGKPLLANDPHLGLSAPAIWYMAHMEAPGLNVIGATLPGIPAVVLGRTDKFAWSFTNTGPDVQDLYIEQLDPKNPGVYRGPEGPLPFKVRQEIIDIKGQPPLRFLVKETRHGPVISESYARAKRAIDTDRFALSLRWTALDIENQSVAGLLDMNHAKDLDTFKQALRKNYAPMQNVVMADVDGNISLQTAGVAPKRTLHHGLYGVAPALSWEKQYDWTGYVPFDQLPSSNNPDTNWIATANQKILSNNDPNPLTGDWDLPTRYDRIVELIKGKSVHDLASMKSMQADTLSLGATPLLELFKSAQSKHPLAQQAIELSRNFDGDMKIDSTGALIFNAWADQLSRKLFSRLAYLFTENYGARNFRQPLILQLQNPDSPWCNDPRTEQIETCADTSNAAFDNALEQLSAQFGNNPKNWAWGNAHIAVSEHRPFSKVPLLGSMFNLTQAFPGDSFSINVGRLELLRAENPFETKQAPSLRTLFDLSDLEQSLFIYQTGQSGWVQSKLYRNMSGLWAQNDYLPLQMKPKKISRQLDLNIKEK, from the coding sequence ATGAAAATCTCCAATCCAAACCCAGGCCTTAAAGCTCTATTTAAAGCCATCTTTTGGCTGGGTTCTACTGCCCTAGTATTGATCATCGCAGCCGGAATTGTCTATCTCGTTTCAGCTCAAACCAACCCCTCTGGTAAACGGATCATAAAAACCCTTGGAAATTCCGTTGCGATTAGTTTTGATGAGAGTGATATTCCACATATCCAGGCAAAGAGTTCAAGTGATGCGCTCTTTGCTTTGGGCTATTTACATGCTAGCGAACGTTCTTGGCAAATGGAAATTAACCGCCGACTATCCAGCGGGAGACTCTCTGAAATTCTTGGAAATGAAACTGTAGCAATTGATCGCTTTATTCGCACCCTAGGAATTAAGCATGCAGCCGAAAAACAATTTGATCGCTACCCTATTGCCACCAAACGATTACTGCAATCCTACGCGGATGGAGTCAACGCTGGCAATACCCACTTGGGTTGGGCTCTACCGGTTGAATACTATTTAACTGGATCTAAACCAGGTCACTGGTCCCCTACGGACAGCGTGGCATGGATGTTGATGATGGCACTTGATCTCGGTGGTAATTGGCATAAAGAATTGCAGCGCCTTGAACTTTCGCAATTTTTAACAACCCAACAAGTATGGGAAGTAATGCCGGCATACACACCAGGCGATCCGGTGAGCAACGTTGACTTCGCCAAAATGTATCGGGACATCAATGTTTTTAATCCAAACCCACTCGCACGAGATCAAAAGTCGAAGAAGCTACCTGCAACTGAATTAGCCATCACTGAAGTACCAGGTGGTAAGGATGGAGTTGGATCCAATAACTGGGCACTCAGCGGAAAACTCACGACATCTGGCAAGCCTTTGCTTGCGAATGATCCACATCTAGGCTTATCAGCACCAGCGATTTGGTATATGGCTCACATGGAGGCTCCGGGTCTGAATGTGATTGGCGCCACCCTGCCCGGCATTCCGGCAGTGGTACTAGGTAGAACTGATAAGTTCGCTTGGAGTTTTACGAATACCGGTCCAGATGTTCAGGATTTATATATCGAGCAGTTGGATCCCAAAAATCCTGGGGTCTATCGAGGCCCCGAGGGACCACTTCCTTTCAAGGTCCGCCAAGAAATCATCGATATCAAAGGCCAGCCCCCACTTCGCTTTTTAGTCAAAGAGACTCGGCATGGCCCTGTGATTTCAGAATCCTACGCGCGGGCCAAGCGAGCAATTGATACGGATCGCTTTGCACTGAGCTTACGCTGGACTGCTCTGGACATTGAAAATCAATCTGTTGCCGGCTTGTTAGATATGAATCATGCCAAAGACTTAGATACATTCAAGCAAGCTCTCCGCAAAAACTATGCTCCCATGCAAAATGTTGTGATGGCAGATGTAGATGGAAATATTTCACTGCAGACAGCTGGTGTTGCTCCTAAGCGCACCTTGCACCACGGGCTATATGGGGTAGCACCTGCACTGAGCTGGGAAAAACAATATGACTGGACCGGATACGTCCCTTTTGATCAACTGCCGAGTAGCAATAATCCAGACACAAACTGGATAGCAACAGCCAACCAAAAAATATTGTCTAACAATGATCCCAACCCGCTGACTGGGGACTGGGATTTGCCAACCCGCTACGACAGAATTGTGGAGCTCATTAAAGGCAAGTCAGTGCATGACCTCGCTTCTATGAAATCAATGCAAGCAGATACCCTCTCTTTGGGTGCCACACCCTTATTGGAATTATTTAAGTCCGCCCAATCAAAACATCCTTTAGCGCAACAGGCCATTGAACTCAGCAGAAACTTTGATGGTGATATGAAAATTGATAGCACCGGTGCACTCATATTCAATGCCTGGGCAGATCAGCTATCAAGAAAACTCTTTTCACGTTTGGCTTATTTGTTTACTGAAAATTATGGGGCGCGTAACTTTAGACAACCCTTGATTTTGCAATTACAAAATCCTGATAGCCCTTGGTGCAACGACCCCCGAACCGAGCAAATTGAAACTTGTGCGGACACTTCCAATGCAGCATTTGATAATGCACTCGAGCAACTCAGCGCCCAATTTGGCAATAACCCTAAAAATTGGGCTTGGGGTAATGCACACATTGCCGTCTCAGAGCACCGCCCCTTCAGCAAAGTTCCGCTCCTTGGAAGTATGTTTAATTTGACGCAAGCATTTCCTGGGGATAGCTTTAGCATCAATGTGGGGCGCCTCGAGCTTTTAAGGGCTGAGAATCCTTTTGAAACTAAGCAGGCCCCCAGCCTTCGGACACTCTTTGATTTATCCGATTTAGAGCAATCTCTCTTTATCTATCAAACCGGACAATCTGGCTGGGTGCAGAGCAAGCTCTATCGCAATATGAGTGGACTTTGGGCTCAAAATGACTATCTCCCGCTACAAATGAAGCCCAAAAAAATTAGCCGGCAACTGGATCTGAATATTAAGGAAAAATAA
- a CDS encoding fumarate hydratase: MTNIKQNDLIQSVADAFQFISYYHPKDFISAMGKAYELEQGAAAKDAIAQILTNSRMCAEGHRPMCQDTGIAVVFLKIGMNVQWGDATMSVTEMVNEGVRRAYMNPDNPLRASVLTDPAGKRKNTGDNTPAVVHYEIVPGDDVEVICAAKGGGSENKAKMVMLNPSDSIVDWVLKTVPTMGAGWCPPGILGIGIGGTPEKAMLMAKESLMGPVDIQELIVRGAKTRAEELRLELYEKVNKLGIGAQGLGGLATVLDIKIMEYPTHAASLPVAMIPNCAATRHVHFHLHGDGPAILEKPSLSDWPDVTWTPDTKKSKRVNLDTLTAEEVAGWKEGETLLLNGKILTGRDAAHKRIQDMLAKGEELPVSFKNRVIYYVGPVDPVGDEAVGPAGPTTSTRMDKFTEMMLAKTGLISMIGKAERGPTAIEAIKKHKSAYLMAVGGAAYLVSKAIQTAKVVGFADLGMEAIYEFDVKDMPVTVAVSSAGISMHETGPKEWQAKIGNIPVTIA, from the coding sequence ATGACAAATATCAAACAAAACGACCTTATTCAAAGCGTTGCAGACGCATTTCAGTTCATTTCTTACTACCACCCAAAAGACTTCATCTCCGCTATGGGTAAGGCTTATGAGCTTGAACAAGGCGCGGCAGCCAAAGATGCGATTGCTCAGATTTTGACCAACAGCCGTATGTGTGCCGAAGGCCATCGGCCCATGTGCCAGGACACCGGTATTGCTGTCGTTTTCCTCAAAATTGGCATGAACGTTCAATGGGGCGACGCCACCATGAGTGTCACCGAGATGGTCAATGAGGGTGTTCGTCGTGCTTATATGAACCCGGATAACCCTCTGCGTGCTTCAGTTCTGACGGATCCAGCTGGTAAACGTAAAAACACGGGTGATAACACCCCTGCTGTTGTCCATTACGAAATCGTTCCAGGTGACGATGTTGAGGTCATCTGCGCTGCCAAAGGCGGTGGCTCTGAGAACAAGGCCAAGATGGTCATGCTCAACCCTTCTGATTCGATTGTGGACTGGGTACTCAAGACAGTTCCGACCATGGGTGCTGGCTGGTGCCCTCCCGGTATCTTAGGTATTGGTATCGGCGGCACACCTGAAAAAGCGATGTTGATGGCCAAAGAATCATTGATGGGTCCGGTGGATATTCAAGAACTGATCGTGCGTGGTGCGAAAACTCGCGCTGAAGAGTTGCGCTTAGAGCTTTACGAGAAGGTCAATAAGCTCGGCATTGGCGCTCAAGGCCTCGGTGGTTTAGCTACAGTTCTCGATATCAAGATCATGGAATACCCAACACATGCTGCCTCATTGCCAGTAGCGATGATCCCAAACTGTGCTGCGACCCGTCACGTGCATTTCCACTTGCATGGCGATGGCCCAGCGATACTAGAAAAGCCTTCCTTATCTGATTGGCCAGATGTGACTTGGACTCCAGACACCAAAAAATCCAAGCGTGTGAACTTGGATACCTTAACCGCCGAAGAAGTAGCCGGCTGGAAAGAAGGTGAAACACTGCTTCTCAACGGAAAAATTTTGACTGGTCGTGATGCCGCACATAAGCGCATTCAGGATATGCTCGCCAAGGGTGAAGAATTGCCAGTGAGCTTTAAGAATCGTGTGATTTATTACGTAGGCCCAGTTGATCCAGTTGGTGATGAAGCAGTTGGTCCAGCAGGCCCAACTACATCGACACGCATGGATAAGTTCACCGAGATGATGTTGGCCAAGACTGGCTTAATTTCCATGATTGGTAAAGCAGAACGTGGCCCTACTGCAATTGAGGCAATCAAGAAACATAAGTCTGCTTATCTCATGGCTGTTGGCGGCGCTGCTTACTTAGTCTCCAAAGCAATCCAAACGGCAAAGGTAGTTGGCTTTGCTGACCTCGGTATGGAAGCGATTTATGAGTTTGATGTCAAAGATATGCCAGTAACAGTAGCGGTAAGTTCTGCAGGCATTTCCATGCATGAGACAGGCCCAAAAGAGTGGCAAGCAAAGATTGGCAATATTCCAGTCACAATCGCTTAA
- the murI gene encoding glutamate racemase: MALIGVFDSGVGGLSILDEALRQLPKHDYIYLADSINAPYGEKSSEWIASRSMKLCQYLAAQGCDAIMVACNTATAEAIARIRNELSNIPIIGVEPGIKPAAMQSANGIVGVLATEATLKSDKFSALLATLPNCQFVKQAGAGLVPLIEAGQANGEETLELLAEHLEPIQDAGADTLVLGCTHYPFLRKAIRKLLGDSINLIDTSDAVVRQLKRKLEAQGKHLNHDENGSIKFISSKDAELLHRMAQELMQSDLDQHRIESQLVGAFK; encoded by the coding sequence TTGGCACTCATCGGGGTATTTGATTCTGGCGTTGGAGGCCTATCCATCTTGGATGAGGCTCTGCGCCAACTTCCCAAGCACGACTATATTTATTTAGCAGACTCGATCAACGCACCCTATGGAGAAAAGTCCAGCGAGTGGATCGCTTCTCGCAGTATGAAGCTATGTCAATACTTAGCGGCACAGGGATGCGATGCGATTATGGTTGCTTGCAACACTGCTACTGCTGAAGCTATTGCACGTATTCGCAATGAGCTTAGCAATATTCCGATCATCGGAGTTGAGCCTGGCATCAAGCCTGCAGCAATGCAGTCAGCTAACGGCATCGTTGGCGTACTCGCAACCGAGGCTACGCTCAAGAGTGACAAATTTAGCGCTTTACTGGCAACTCTTCCAAACTGCCAATTTGTAAAGCAAGCCGGCGCTGGTTTAGTTCCTCTAATAGAGGCGGGCCAAGCCAATGGTGAAGAAACCCTGGAATTACTCGCAGAGCATCTAGAGCCCATTCAGGATGCGGGAGCTGATACGCTTGTGCTGGGATGTACTCACTACCCTTTTTTGCGCAAAGCTATTCGCAAGTTATTGGGCGACTCAATTAACCTAATTGACACCAGTGATGCGGTAGTGCGTCAGCTTAAAAGAAAATTAGAAGCACAAGGAAAGCATTTGAATCATGATGAAAATGGTTCCATTAAATTTATCAGTAGCAAGGATGCAGAGCTTTTACATCGGATGGCCCAAGAGCTGATGCAATCCGACCTAGATCAACATCGTATTGAATCTCAACTGGTGGGCGCTTTTAAATGA
- a CDS encoding biopolymer transporter ExbD gives MSFNLQNDSEESGIMAEINMTPMVDVMLVLLIIFIITLPVIQQAVKVELPKANSVRNEVKPESVQLSIDAQGQIFWNSTPINLKTFDGYAEKAAQKEPQPEINLRADKSVKYEYVAQVLAASRRAGLTKLGFVTEPN, from the coding sequence ATGTCTTTTAATCTTCAGAACGATTCCGAGGAAAGCGGCATCATGGCCGAAATTAATATGACGCCGATGGTGGACGTCATGTTGGTGCTTTTAATTATCTTCATCATCACCTTGCCAGTCATTCAGCAAGCTGTCAAAGTAGAGTTGCCAAAGGCTAATAGCGTACGCAATGAAGTAAAGCCAGAATCAGTTCAACTCTCGATTGATGCTCAAGGTCAAATATTTTGGAATAGCACACCTATTAATTTAAAAACATTTGATGGCTATGCAGAGAAGGCTGCCCAGAAAGAACCGCAACCAGAAATCAATTTACGCGCAGATAAGTCTGTGAAGTATGAGTATGTTGCACAAGTTTTAGCAGCATCGCGCAGAGCTGGTTTAACTAAGCTTGGATTTGTAACTGAACCGAACTAA
- a CDS encoding thiosulfate oxidation carrier complex protein SoxZ, with the protein MSKTSRTGITMPAQAKKGSIIEIRAIAQHDMETGYRYSEDGKRIPRDIIRLFTCRYNGEEVFRADFYPGIGANPLIIFTTIAVASGTLEFKWVGDDGYEAVNQAQITVS; encoded by the coding sequence ATGAGCAAGACCTCTCGTACAGGCATTACGATGCCAGCTCAGGCAAAAAAAGGCTCTATTATCGAAATTCGAGCAATCGCACAGCATGATATGGAGACAGGCTACCGGTATTCTGAAGATGGTAAGCGAATTCCTCGCGACATCATTCGCCTCTTTACCTGCAGGTACAACGGTGAGGAAGTATTTAGGGCGGATTTTTACCCAGGCATTGGCGCAAACCCGCTCATTATTTTTACCACTATTGCAGTAGCGTCTGGAACCCTCGAGTTCAAATGGGTGGGAGATGATGGTTATGAGGCAGTCAACCAAGCACAAATTACTGTCTCGTGA
- a CDS encoding surface-adhesin E family protein — MKKLHALTIFTTLSLLPFSSSFAEWKELGSNEVMVVYVDLDTVSASGEKAQIMSMLDFKKPGINPKTKQPVSSIIGINEYNCPAISYRPIEYKEFAGNKGSGKVISDNKTPDSEFEPVVSESWAAGVFNVVCQRK; from the coding sequence ATGAAAAAATTACACGCACTCACTATTTTTACTACTCTCTCCCTGCTGCCATTCTCCAGTAGCTTCGCCGAGTGGAAGGAGTTGGGATCGAATGAGGTCATGGTAGTTTATGTAGACCTCGATACCGTTAGCGCTTCTGGCGAAAAAGCACAAATTATGTCAATGCTGGATTTTAAAAAGCCTGGTATTAATCCCAAAACAAAGCAGCCTGTGAGCTCAATCATCGGCATCAATGAATATAACTGCCCAGCTATTAGCTATCGCCCAATCGAATACAAAGAGTTCGCTGGCAACAAAGGTAGCGGCAAAGTAATTTCAGATAACAAGACTCCAGATAGTGAATTTGAACCCGTAGTAAGCGAGTCATGGGCGGCAGGAGTATTTAACGTTGTCTGCCAACGTAAATAA